agagtgagcgagagagagaactttCTTCGCACGCTTTGCAGTCATTTGGAGCATATGTTTCGAACATTTTTCATAATCAAAAAGCTTTTAGCGGCGGACAGTGGCAATGATGGCCAGAACGTCGGCGAGGATGCTGCTCATGCCACGCCTTCCTGCCGCTGACCCAGCCTCAGTCCCTGCCACAACCACTCCCGCTGCTGATTCCTGGCCAAGTGGAGCTTATTGTCCGTTTCATTTTCGAGTGCAGCAGCGTGTAAAATCGCAATAATGCACAAGATTCCCTGCCCAGTGGCCCTTTTCCAGGGataaaaactaaagcaaattTCTGGTGGTTAAACGAAGCCTAAACGGGAATACTCTACCGAAAAACTGAATACAGAAATtatcaaaaatgcaattaaattcacAGTAAATGTCAAAAGTCTGTTTagtattcaattttcaatcatAGCTATTGGAATTGTAGGAATTggaattgtaaaataaattcaacaagTCCAATCCATAGGGAAACCATTCGTACCGCTCAACCAAGAGTATATCCCCTTGACAAATACAAGCCAAAGCGGCAAGCAGAAGCGACAACGACcactgaaacaacaacacgaaCAGAAACATTTGTCATGGCAATTGATTGCCAAGAAATccaaaacacccaaaaacaaattcaatttaactttcaacaaataaacggaaaaaacaatgcaatgcgaaaacgaaaacgaaatgcaattcaatttggcaTTAAATTACCGGGGGTTACAGAAACGAAATCATTCGATTATTATTGcaatattttctgcatttcggtccaaaaaccgaaaatacaatatttatttgccgtTGACAGTGGAGGTGGAGTTGTGCATGTGAAGGGGATTTGACTTTTGGATTGCACTGCTCTGTAAAGAGTctggcaaaaggcaacattTAATATGTTGTTGGCATCCATTTTGTTATTACATTTCCGAAtgcttttaattgcctttcattaatttttacGCAATGCCTGTCCGGTCCTTcgtatgcaaataaattgcgaAAAACTCCTCGCTCTTGCCACATAAAGCACAGCCGTGTCCAGCAGAACTGCAGTTGAATGTTGCAGCCGAGTCTTTGGCCTGGAAGTGATTCCGTTACTTGTACGGCTTGAAATTATGCTCTCAAATATTTAGTTGGTAGTTTTTATAATTATGCAGTAAAAATTTGAAGAAAATAAGCAAATATGGAGCgaattttgatgtttttaaAGACAATTTAATGGAACTCGCACATTAATTTCTTAGACTGTCAAGACACAAACTCATTTATGGGAACATGCTTGAAATGCCGAATTTTATTGTGATccaaaaagtatgccacaGCAGAAAAGttccaattgaaattgaataatGTGGCCACCTAATCAGAAGCAAGCCCACAACTTCCTTCGATGCTTGTCGAGAGTTTCTTTTCGATAAGTGTGTGTCTGCGAATGTACTTGGCTTCGTTTAAAGTTCCAGCAGAAACCAACCCGGCACTGAGGTCATAATTTCTGGTTAAGCTGAGCGTAATCGGCACTTTTACCTAAATGGACCATAAGGCGTTAGAATGTTGTTATCGCCCCTCAGAAAATGGGGGCCCAGGCCCACACAGACAGTCGTTCGTTCCACACCTAAGCAGCAGTCAGCCCTCAGCTTCCAACCATTGtcttggccaggccaagactTACCTTTGGCAAAGCAATAAAGAGGAAAAATACATTTCGATTATGCGGCAGAAAAAacatttctctctttcttcactgtgcattttttttgtattttattttattttattttatttctctaAATTTCCTAGCGGCCCTCAACGACAATTGAGAGCGCGAGCGGTAGAGCCAGAGCTGCGGCCAACCCTTAGACCAGCTTAAGTTAATCGAATTTCCCGTACCACTTGCAATAAAAGAAGAATTTTGGAAGAATATggcacaaaatataatttgctTGAAAGCCAAAATATGCTCACTCGGTGGGAATGCTTAATGGAGTGGCTGGGGATGCGGTtatcatttttatggccaaagtattgcaattgttttgcgACAGTAATAAGCCCGAAATTGATATCATTTCACCCCAGAGCATATGTATGCCCTGCTTTATCATTCATTCTCGTAATTtctgtttaaacaaatttcgaCAAACAAAAGTTTATACTTAAAATTAGAAATTATGTGTGTTCGAATAATCGGATCTGCGCTATGCTGGTAAGCTTTTCTCCGCCACTCCATTTCAGTGATTTAAAATACGAATAACTCTATTTTAGCTGCCTTAATTTGGGGGCAAAGGTACTGTGTTGTATCATCTGTTCCTCAGTTGGGTTTCTGGTTATAGGCGCTCTGGTCATATACTTTGTCTTCTTCCACAACAAGTCGGGGAAGACGACAAAGGCGGATGAAACTACTGCTGCAGTGACGACAGCCTCTGTGGCAGTTAGAGCAATGGCCCAACAGTTGTATAACCATCACTTAAAGCAACATTTATTCGGCGATGATGTGGATAAGGAGAAGGATGCAGAAATGATGGGACTAGATGACTGACTGTTTCATTCCAGACTATACCTACACATATTCAGCACAAATCTATCCACGTCCTACCACTCACAGTTACATTTGGAATCTATTCTATTCAAATGTTGTCCTTCTGGAAACTAATCAAATGTGCCGTACGccttgttgtcgttgtggcaCTTCTATTCATTATATACGACACCCTTTTGATAATTAACTATTGCATCAGAATTCTCCGCAGAGAAAGCTGAGAGGCTCTTCAAATAAATGTGACCAAAATTGAATCCTTTGCGGTAAGAGCAATTATTTTTACGATTCTTAATGTTTTAATAAGTATTCCATAGCAATCCAATGGCTGTTTTTGTCAAAATTCgcaatacttttttttgttggaaaacCAAAATTACCTTACCAAATCATTTCTTGTGAATTTGGAAATATGTTTCAAAAACTTAGCTGTTGCTTTGTGCATAATAAAATGAGATAAAAGCTTGACTGTTGCTGGAATCTTTTTTAGAGATGTTTACCAAGATATAAGAAccctaatttaatttttctaaGCATACCATTCCATATATTAAatacaaacgagaagggacgtgtgagacgcttcttacgcgtcacaacttttatacccggcactcagtactaaatctgcactttagcggttatttgtccaattttacattttttcttcatctgtcatctacatcaacaacactactcacgcaaacacgctcctttagctcgccaccctcccctagaaacacacactgcagagtcagggcagaggcagcggcagaggcagaggcagtgacgtgtcaggggccaggccataaacagcgcgaagcagagtgtgaatgctgcgggacggggtgggtttggccactgaaaattaatttctccattgtggccataataatgatccaattggatcccaatttggtgatctgatagatatggtcattccctacggaatggcgtttttagttttctgttatcttcaaaattgtagatttgggaggttttcgcccttttgcgggggcggaagggggcggggctcatttttgaaatacactggtttcagtgtgagcatacagcagtctggtgccaaaatttggtggctctagctcttatagtctctgagaactagccgacaaacaagacggacagacggacagacggacggacggacggacagacggacagacagacatggctcaatcgactcggctattgatgctgatcaagaatatatatactttatggggtcggaaacgtttccttctgtgcgttacatacaaccgttatgtgcacaaatacaatataccctatttactcttcgagtaccgggtataaaaactattttagCTCAGGCCCTGCTTCCCATATCACATTTCATACAAAAATCTTCTCACCTTgtattaattaaaatccacCTCAATCCCAAAACGGACAATCCTGGTCAAAGCACTGGCATTCGGGTAATCTTCAGGTTCTGCCCTTCTTTTATTGGCTTTCAATTGCGGACCGGGAGTGGAaatcagtggccaaacccgcCAAACCATCAGCGGAGAGCGGCggctgccgttgttgttgttgttcttgttgtgtgAAAAACTGATGCCAGTAGTTAACGGTACTTTGTATGCAAAGTGCAAGAAGGAGAAGACAATGAAAGAGAATGGAGTGAGAGTGAGGAAGAGCGGAAAGCGGAAGTTAAAGCGCCAGAATGCGGAACAGTCAAGTCCCAAACGAGAGAAACGCCAGAGGAAGACGTCTGCCCCTGGCCACAAAAACCGTTTTTTGGCTGCTATTTGATTATATAAAATGTTCCCTTTTCTTTCCTACTGTACTTTCACTGCATAGCCATGTGCCTTCAGCTGTGCTCGCTGCTGGGCACTTTATTTGCTGGTTGTAAGCGTTTAGTGGCAAACAACTGACAGCTGCCGAAATGACGGCGGGCATTTCCAAATCGTCCGAGTAAACGTTTAgttcctccagctgctgcacagaCTGCAGGATCCGTCCGGGTGTTGCCGGCGTGTCTGTGATGTGATTAAGATGGTTAGTCATTCTATTTAAGAGCTTGCCCCGAAGCTCTGACTTTGCCAATGATGGTGGGAAATGAGGAAAGGGCTCTTTTGGTGCATCACCTATTTATTTTCATCTATGGATGGTGATAGCTTcggaaaaatgcaaattaattcaGAATTTTCAACAGATATTCAAAGTTTATAACTatagcaaatattttaataggATAGGATTGATTAGACATTGATAAGAAACACTCCTTTGACGTTCTTGACTATTTCATTTTTGGCAGGCAAAATACGTGCTTGATAAGCAACAGTATCATGTCATTAATTcgttttttgttccttttttgtaGCCACTACCTAAAAAACGCTTCAATGAATTTGGATTCATTTGAATGGATTTtcggtttcctttttttttcattatgTGAAGAGCTTCGTCCACATTCCTTTCCATCCAGATtcaggcaccagcagcagcagcagcagcagctccatcacCATCTCCGGTTCCCTTTCGACGATTTTTCCATTGCCTTTTGCAACATTTGAGCACTTGGTATTTGGTATCTGGCCATCTATGAGGTGGCAATCGAGAGGAACTGCTGGCAAGGGGAGGGACTTTGCCATTACTTCGATTTGtttcttatttaaattttgtatacaCTTCAATAAGAGAGAAAGGCAGAGAACGGGAGAACGTGAGAGAGCAAGAACGTTAAGTGCCTTTGTCGGTTGCAAAAGCGAATTAATGCTGCTGGGcggagaaaaaaaagtaaaggaaaatcGCTGCGGTTTCCTACTCTAATGCGTTTAATTTATATCCATCCTCTCCCTGCCACCCACAGCCAagtacaactacaacaaagaGAAGTAAGAGAAATGGATGGTGCGGAATGGgtgtatatataaaaatatatatttattttacagcTGCTGCACTTAGATGTGCGATGGCAATAAAAAGCAGCCCCAGCAAGTGGCATTCAACACCTTTTTTTCCTCGCCTGCCCCACCGATTCTCTATTTCTGCCCCAACCAGAAAAGCTTAATAAACAAACGACGAAAATGGTCTAAAGTGGGGGTGGTGCGAAGGTGGAGTCACGCTACTGGTGGATGCCTCGGTGGTTGAACCAGTGGATGGGGGAtgcggatggggatggggatggggatgcgTTATAAACATTTAAGTCCACAATTTGCACAGACTGTGGGGGCAGTGCAGAACAGAGCGGAACAGAATACCCAACCCGAATGGCAGTACTCTGCTCTACTCCACTCCGCACCGCTTCAAGTGTAACCATGCGCCCAGCAGCCAAATGctggccaaatgcaattttcacgTGCAACCGCAACGATATTTATGCCACTCCAGCTACAAAAGCAACGCCAGCACCAATTTCTACACTACTCAAAAAGTAGAAGGATTAGAAGCTGCTTATCGGATGTGACTGAATCATGCTTAATTCCAAAATCAAATGTACTACAAAGTGGAttgaatatataaataaatttgtgtaattaaaagcaagaaatatttcttaaatGTTTCCCACATATCAGTTCAAAAATCTATTGTTTTTATGTCTAACTTTCTACCTCAGAGAATCTCGTATCCTATTTTTAAATGGGAGTAGATAAGGTTCCCCTTTCCACCgagaaattataaaatgtGATACAAAAACCCTTTTCCGCAAAAGCTTTGTATTTAGCCCAGAATTTCTCCAAGTACAGTGGCAGGTggcacagctgctggcagggTATGGCCACCCCACTAACTGACAATGGTTGACACCGCCCTCCCATCTCCGTGAGGCACCCAAGCACCCACCCAAAGTCACAGCTGCACCCTTCGCCCTCATATCCGACTATACTGATGTGTGTGCAAGGGGGGGTTGTGGCGAGGCGTTGCATGCGTGCCCTGCCACGATGTGGCAACATAAACATtgaaccaacaacagcaacaacgaccgCAGCAATACCAGCCACAACGGCGGAGTAGGAACAGCAGTCGAGTCGTAGCATGGACAATTTGAaggtgtaaatatttttcggAAAATTCCAAATTTGAGCTCTGAGTAGAGgagaatttttgtattttcaatgGAAGTGGAATCAGCACACAGGGAAAgtcataaaacatttttagatACTGGAATTATTTATTCccttaattttgtttaaagttCAACCGTTTTTTAATcagtttgtacatacataaatctttatgtacataagtatggtACACAAAATCCCTAATCTTTGATGTCCCATAATTCATATTTCCCAATGGTCCATAGTGCCCAAATATATTCTCACACCCTTTTGATTGCTTTTATTGCAGCCCAAAGGAGACATTATAATGGAAGGCCATCACCTGCCTCTCGCACTTATTTCtcagtgactgactgactggcttatttatggcagttacattcaaatgaataacgcttgctggctgccgcaCTTCATTTCTGGCGCCCAAAACCAATGACCGGGCAATGCGAGGAGCTTCCGTTTACTAACGACACCCAACGACAGCCTCGACGACAGCCCCGACAACAGCCCCGACGACAGCCCCAACGATGGGGGCACAAGCAATCTCAAGCAGTCATAAACACGACTGAAGCACCTGCAACCTTGCAACCTGCGACTGCAACGCTGAAGCCTTCGGGACATGGATAGAGGGgtggggcttgggcttgggcttgggtttgggtttccgtttccgctgcaATGTGTCGCCAccattatgcaaatgcctggTCTGACGCCCGAGTGGACAGACTGCTCATTCCGCaatctgcatttaaatgaCCCCGACGAGGTGCGAGCACGCCCTGAGATTTCTCAGCAtcatttgcaaaaatattaaaggaaATTTCTATATATAAGCGTCGCAATGGAATCTTTCTTCACCTCCAAGGAATTATGCATGACCACGCCTTTTGCTGCAGTTATCATACGAAATGAGATTCCGGAGCCGCGTAATTGAAAATCTCCCTTAAAGGCGTTGCATTGGTTGGCTTTTAGtgatttcaattgattgtTTGTGAGATCTATAGATAGGGGACTTATGGGAGGTCATAAGAAGGAGATTCTGGGAGCAGATAATCAAAAGGTGAACTTCAAACGCACTTAGATTGGGAGGAAGAatatattatacattttattatgcaataaaatgtaatgtTGATCCTTTATGTAGTACATATAGATAACAAATCTTTGTAAAAATATTGTACTTGGATCCATGAAAATGCTTTATAGAATTCAGATATGAAAGAGATACTTATCCTGGGAAAATTCTCAATTGAAACGAACTTCCATGCgttttttgcaacatttaattatttttaatctaATTCTTGATTCAGATTAATGCACCCACGTAGATTCTATGTGCATGGTATATGGAAATCCACGCCCAGACTAATTTCACACACGGCTAGACCGAGGGGAGTAGCAGCCAGAAAGAGGTGGGctgggactgtggctgtgccagGCACTGAGTCTAGTATA
The sequence above is a segment of the Drosophila subobscura isolate 14011-0131.10 chromosome U, UCBerk_Dsub_1.0, whole genome shotgun sequence genome. Coding sequences within it:
- the LOC117900997 gene encoding protein midgut expression 1, whose translation is MCVRIIGSALCCCLNLGAKVLCCIICSSVGFLVIGALVIYFVFFHNKSGKTTKADETTAAVTTASVAVRAMAQQLYNHHLKQHLFGDDVDKEKDAEMMGLDD